The Streptomyces sp. DH-12 genome has a window encoding:
- a CDS encoding (2Fe-2S)-binding protein, whose protein sequence is MDLDPRLTALRDLGGFFSLRAGEEADRRLPTLAHAYGPHRPDGQGAPRSAPLSDPLSAPLTAPLTGPDVLTDPLTARVRRVAAALRTREPRVAASVAHQGLAARLWSVALGCTALYGAVPDLAPETVRWDPEGSAPDDLWLAGVRPLPGDAASLADVVLHGHLEPLSAALRARHRVAPALLRGNAASALAAAARELARHARPEAAARAARLCRELLAHPLLSGAGGLTAAGFRRRSCCLYYRVPGGGVCGDCCFVRPPRSSPRAPSA, encoded by the coding sequence GTGGATCTCGACCCCCGCCTCACCGCCCTCCGTGACCTCGGTGGCTTCTTCAGCCTGCGCGCGGGGGAGGAAGCCGACCGCCGCCTGCCCACGCTCGCCCACGCATACGGCCCCCACCGCCCGGATGGTCAGGGCGCCCCCCGGAGTGCCCCCTTGAGCGACCCCCTGAGCGCTCCCCTGACCGCCCCCCTGACAGGCCCGGACGTCCTGACCGACCCCCTGACCGCCCGCGTCCGCCGGGTCGCCGCCGCCCTCCGCACCCGGGAACCCCGCGTCGCCGCCTCCGTGGCGCACCAGGGTCTGGCCGCGCGTCTGTGGTCCGTGGCGCTCGGCTGCACCGCCCTGTACGGCGCCGTCCCCGACCTCGCCCCGGAGACGGTCCGCTGGGACCCCGAGGGGAGCGCCCCCGACGACCTGTGGCTCGCCGGGGTCCGCCCGCTGCCCGGCGACGCGGCGTCCCTCGCCGACGTCGTGCTGCACGGCCACCTCGAACCCCTCTCCGCCGCCCTGCGCGCCCGCCACCGCGTCGCGCCCGCCCTCCTGCGCGGCAACGCCGCCTCCGCCCTCGCCGCCGCCGCCCGCGAACTCGCCCGCCACGCCCGCCCCGAAGCCGCCGCCCGCGCCGCCCGGCTCTGCCGTGAACTCCTCGCACACCCCCTCCTCTCCGGCGCGGGCGGCCTCACAGCCGCGGGCTTCCGGCGCCGCAGCTGCTGCCTGTACTACCGGGTGCCCGGCGGAGGCGTCTGCGGCGACTGCTGCTTCGTCCGGCCGCCCCGCTCTTCCCCGCGCGCCCCGTCTGCGTGA
- a CDS encoding DMT family transporter produces MSALALSVLLSFVSAVAYAGGAIVQEQVALSSSGAQQYAPLRRPGWWAAVALNGLGAILHVVALAYGPLSLVQPLGALTIVFALPMAALFVGRKAGATAWRGALMATMGLAGLLALVGASGTQSLDGPQRVAAAVGTAAAVVTLMVAARAAHRHPAVRSILLATASGVAFGMSSVFTKTVAVDWSGGVSAADLPSLAVIGVLATAGMLLSQASYRGAGLAAPLATLTVVNPVVAAAVGITMFGETFRYGTTGTALALSCGVVAAGGLILLTTERLAREQKAAAEAEASVPVPLDAGPGTVPVAAGRGTEDPAELLLAELTVPEDVTLPEHATSPATVPAAAAGPDAADPAAVPVMPYAPFHGGPYVALPAADRQLARVRS; encoded by the coding sequence ATGAGCGCCCTCGCGTTGTCCGTGCTCCTCTCGTTCGTGTCCGCCGTGGCGTACGCCGGGGGCGCGATCGTGCAGGAGCAGGTGGCGCTGTCCTCCTCCGGCGCGCAGCAGTACGCCCCGCTGCGCCGGCCGGGCTGGTGGGCGGCGGTCGCGCTGAACGGTCTGGGCGCGATCCTGCACGTGGTGGCGCTGGCCTACGGGCCGCTGAGCCTGGTCCAGCCGCTGGGCGCCCTGACGATCGTGTTCGCGCTGCCGATGGCCGCGCTGTTCGTGGGCCGCAAGGCAGGGGCGACCGCGTGGCGGGGCGCCCTGATGGCGACGATGGGTCTCGCGGGTCTGCTGGCGCTGGTCGGCGCGTCGGGCACGCAGTCGCTGGACGGCCCGCAGCGGGTCGCGGCGGCCGTGGGGACGGCGGCGGCGGTCGTGACGCTGATGGTGGCGGCACGGGCGGCGCACCGGCACCCGGCGGTGCGCAGCATCCTGCTGGCGACGGCGTCCGGTGTCGCGTTCGGCATGTCCTCCGTCTTCACCAAGACGGTCGCGGTGGACTGGTCGGGCGGGGTGTCGGCGGCGGACCTGCCGTCCCTCGCGGTGATCGGCGTCCTCGCGACGGCGGGCATGCTGCTGTCCCAGGCCTCCTACCGGGGCGCGGGCCTCGCGGCCCCGCTGGCGACGCTCACCGTGGTGAACCCGGTGGTGGCCGCGGCGGTCGGCATCACGATGTTCGGCGAGACCTTCCGTTACGGCACGACGGGGACGGCGCTGGCGCTGAGCTGTGGTGTGGTCGCGGCGGGTGGCCTGATCCTGCTGACGACCGAGAGGCTGGCGCGGGAGCAGAAGGCCGCCGCCGAGGCGGAGGCGTCTGTTCCCGTCCCTCTGGATGCGGGGCCCGGCACCGTGCCGGTGGCCGCCGGGCGGGGGACGGAGGACCCCGCCGAGCTGCTGCTGGCCGAGCTGACGGTTCCGGAGGACGTCACGCTGCCCGAGCACGCCACGTCGCCGGCCACCGTCCCCGCGGCGGCCGCCGGACCGGACGCGGCGGACCCGGCGGCGGTGCCGGTCATGCCGTACGCGCCGTTCCACGGCGGCCCGTACGTGGCGCTGCCGGCGGCCGACCGGCAGCTCGCCCGCGTCAGATCGTGA
- a CDS encoding transglycosylase family protein, with protein sequence MAVRGRHRRYQPNRINRASLTVTAGGAGMALPLMGTGAAQAADVDTWEKVAACESTGNWDINTGNGYYGGLQFSQSTWEAFGGTRYAPRADLATKDQQIAIAEKVLDGQGPGAWPTCSVRAGLTRDGAVPDIRPATDRPTGTKSATGTKGGRGDGRTTVEDVRPHTTPQARAGRAEMYTVVRGDTLSGIAEQERVRGGWRGLYEANETTIGADPDLILPGQRLTLAGGSGGRAEAPVKPPSRSAEPADKRASAPRTEQRKTEKAEKKAEKKTEKKTEKAEKRTQQRADRSGSASSGVQRVAPVSAALGTPYHKAGSSWSKGYHTGVDFPVPTGTPVKSVGAGTVVAAGWEGSYGYQVVVRHNDGRYSQYAHLSAISVKNGQSVGAGQRIGRSGSTGNSSGPHLHFEVRTGPGFGSDIDPLAYLRAGGVKI encoded by the coding sequence ATGGCCGTGCGCGGCCGGCACCGCCGGTATCAGCCGAACAGGATCAACCGAGCATCGCTCACCGTCACCGCCGGCGGCGCGGGCATGGCCCTCCCGCTCATGGGCACCGGTGCGGCGCAGGCCGCCGACGTGGACACCTGGGAGAAGGTCGCCGCCTGCGAGTCCACCGGCAACTGGGACATCAACACCGGCAACGGCTACTACGGGGGGCTGCAGTTCAGCCAGTCCACCTGGGAGGCGTTCGGCGGCACCCGGTACGCGCCCCGAGCGGATCTGGCCACCAAGGACCAGCAGATCGCCATCGCCGAGAAGGTCCTCGACGGGCAGGGCCCCGGCGCCTGGCCGACCTGCTCGGTACGCGCCGGACTGACCCGCGACGGCGCCGTCCCGGACATCCGCCCGGCCACCGACCGCCCCACCGGAACCAAGAGCGCGACCGGAACCAAGGGCGGCAGGGGCGACGGCCGGACCACCGTCGAGGACGTACGGCCGCACACCACGCCTCAGGCCCGTGCGGGCCGCGCCGAGATGTACACCGTGGTGCGCGGCGACACCCTCTCCGGGATCGCCGAGCAGGAGCGCGTCCGCGGCGGCTGGCGGGGGCTCTACGAGGCCAACGAAACGACCATCGGCGCCGACCCCGACCTGATCCTGCCGGGCCAGCGACTCACCCTCGCCGGAGGGAGCGGCGGCAGGGCCGAGGCCCCCGTCAAGCCGCCCTCCCGGTCGGCCGAGCCGGCGGACAAGAGGGCGTCCGCCCCCAGGACCGAGCAGAGGAAGACGGAGAAGGCCGAGAAGAAGGCCGAGAAGAAGACCGAGAAGAAGACCGAGAAGGCCGAGAAGCGGACCCAGCAGCGGGCCGACCGCTCCGGCTCCGCCTCCTCCGGCGTGCAACGGGTCGCACCGGTGAGCGCCGCCCTCGGCACGCCGTACCACAAGGCGGGGTCGTCGTGGTCGAAGGGCTACCACACCGGCGTCGACTTCCCCGTCCCCACCGGCACGCCCGTGAAGTCGGTCGGCGCCGGCACCGTGGTCGCCGCGGGCTGGGAGGGGTCGTACGGCTACCAGGTCGTGGTGCGCCACAACGACGGCCGGTACAGCCAGTACGCCCATCTGTCGGCGATCTCCGTGAAGAACGGCCAGTCCGTCGGCGCCGGCCAGCGCATCGGGCGCTCCGGCTCCACGGGCAACAGTTCGGGCCCGCATCTGCACTTCGAAGTGCGGACGGGGCCCGGATTCGGATCGGACATCGACCCGCTCGCCTACCTGCGCGCGGGGGGCGTCAAGATCTGA